The following are encoded in a window of Streptomyces sp. Go-475 genomic DNA:
- a CDS encoding SseB family protein, whose amino-acid sequence MASLKEVPEPTEEEVAARRREFAVLLEIFRDTAVLVPLRDGGWLTADFGGIRWILAFSDEPALSRYALARDEADREWTYQTVLGARLLDVAVPEAGVPCGVALDAADDAEHALLLPPVTGIVPDAFALDRAQQGGTPR is encoded by the coding sequence GTGGCGTCGCTCAAGGAGGTGCCGGAGCCCACCGAGGAGGAAGTGGCCGCCCGGCGGCGCGAGTTCGCTGTGCTGCTGGAGATTTTCCGGGACACGGCGGTGCTGGTGCCGCTGCGCGACGGCGGCTGGCTCACCGCCGACTTCGGCGGGATCCGCTGGATCCTGGCCTTCTCCGACGAGCCGGCGCTGTCCCGGTACGCGCTCGCTCGGGACGAGGCCGACAGGGAGTGGACGTACCAGACGGTCCTCGGGGCGCGGCTGCTGGACGTGGCGGTACCGGAGGCCGGTGTGCCGTGCGGGGTGGCTCTGGACGCGGCCGACGATGCCGAACACGCGCTGCTGCTCCCGCCGGTGACCGGAATCGTGCCCGACGCGTTCGCACTGGACCGTGCACAGCAGGGAGGGACGCCTCGATGA